A stretch of DNA from Phalacrocorax carbo chromosome 16, bPhaCar2.1, whole genome shotgun sequence:
GAAAAACAGAACCTCCCAGCAGCAAGCCCTCACACAGACATGTACACGTGCCAGGGAAAAGCATGATCACCAAGCGAGGGGAACCAGCCGCTCATGTACCGACCAGCCAGGGCAATGCAGACGTGTCAGAGCTACAGTGCCAAATACATTCAGAGCTAAGTCACTCTCCTGTAGTTGCATCAGATGACTTGAAAGGAGCAGAATGAGCTGTGCTGCCCAGCATGACTGCAGGACAGTGTACAGCTAAGCATAGAGAACACCACCAGCACGTTGGATATTATCCCTCGCTAGGACAGAGGTGCTGCTGATGCTCCTCATGCAGGCACAGAACCAGAAGCCTACAATGTCACTCCACCGTGTTCAATGTCCTGCTTCAAACTCAGAACCAGCTGCTACATAAGGGCAGGATTCTACAAAACAGCCTCAGAAGAATAGCTGAAGAACAGCACCACCACCAGACAATTCCTGCACTCACTGTTCTCCAGCTGTAGCTGTCAAAGGCCCAAAATGGACCATTTACCACTGAGGAATGTTTGAGATCGACCAAAGGTTCAAGCAACAATTGCTCCTCCATCCTTCTTCCCCCATCAAAGTTTGGCCATTTCAGATACATGAGCATGTTGTGCTCTAGTTCATGCTGATGGGGATTGTCCACGAACTCCCCTGTGGTGCATCAGGAGAAATCTCTTGTCCTGTGTTAGTAGCCACTGATTTCATTCTGCCCCTTCTGCACCAGACCCTTGTCCTGAATCCCTGCCAAGCAGTGAAGCTGACAGCTCCATCAACCACACCCCAGAGAACTGCCTGCTGTGCTTGTTCATCTTCTGGCAAACACATTGATCTTTTTGTTGAGCATCTCTGCTCAGCAGTACATCAGACAGAACACTGTGCGATAGGAGGCTGAGCTATCTGCTGTGGAGACAGAACGCTTTGAGCCTGCTTTCTTGGAACAGCAATTAGCTGTGTACACAAGATGACTCTAACAGAGGCCTGCTTTGCCAAGAGCAGCCTTGGTGTATGAGAAAAGCCATCCTCCTCTGAGCTGAGCAAAGCAGGTCTCAGACAACAAACAGCGGAGAACCACCACAGGATTCAGCCTTGCTTACACTTTGTCTCTGCAAATGGGCCTTTTCGAGCCAAGTCCtacccagcacctcccagtggAATTTCTTTCTAGCAGTGCTGTCTTCCTcaccaccccaaaacacaagGCAGCTTTCTCACACAGAAGCAGCTACCACTAACCGGCACTGACACCAGCCACTAGCACTGCCTGCTCTGTTGGGGTAtggcaacagcagctgggctacACTAAGAACAAgtcccctgcctgccttcatACATGCAAGGTCACAGCCCTGGAGGGAGGCATCTGCAAAGATCCTTCTCCGCAAGGATCTCTAACTGTAGGTAACAGTCACAAACACAACTGATTAGTAACAGAACAGGCAGCAGCAAACACTGTTTTCCAATCCCATTCAGCGATTGCCTGTtcagccccagcactgctgtgccAAAGGTTTGGGCACACCACACCAGGACTTGGCAGGAGCTCCATTCTCAGGGGAACCACAGGAGGCTGGAACTGTAGGTAAGCATTGTACAACACTGTTCTGCACCCCAGTGCACCCATATTCAGTGACAGGCACCATTAGCCTCCTGAATTGTCCTCTAGCTTCTCCATGCCCTCACATGTGACATTTATAGAatgttttcttacaaaaatattttcagcagtaaGTGACTGGCTTGGAAATAGCAATGTAGCTCACTGGGTCATATGAGCCTGACTAGCAGAGCTACAGGCAGCCCTTGGTTTCCCTGTAGGCAAATTCCTTGGTTAACTGCTCAAGAGCAACGAGGTCCTCTCACCTCAGGCCAGCTGGCAAGCTGAGCTGCTTATTCTCAGAACCCAAGCCAATGTCCCATCACTGCTAACAGAGCTGCTAGTTGTCTGCCTGCACAAGCTGATTTGATGTGGATATGGTCATCTTCATCGTTTTCCTTTATAGATTACAAAATACTAATTTCTCCAGGTTAAGGTACCACCTGCAAAACTAGAAGCACTGAAAGTGTAAGTTCCTCTCAAAAATGTGGTATTTAGTGAACATCAGCTTTCTCAAACACACCATTCTGGCAGAGTCCCTTGAGAATCACCCTGACCTGAAAGAGGATCAGAGTTCTAAGTTCAAATATATTCATTCTACATTCTGATAAAGACAAAGACATAATAGTATTAAAATCTCaactttatttggccaacaaaTTAAATTCCAATGTTATTTTAGCGGAATGCTAAGAACCAGCCTGATGGAGCTCAGGCCTTTGAGGCACTCCCCTGTTCAAGTTCCTCCCCAAAACCCAGTAATTGCAAGTGTCCTCTTCAATCTATTTTATCAGGCCCTCCCACACCACCCACCTGGTCAACCCATTCAAAATAATGCATGGAAAGTGATTGCAAAACAGTCTTGCATTTGATCAAAAGGATGGCAACACAGCTAGGTCTCATCTAAGCTGGTGAGCCAGCTATCACCTCCACCCTCAGAGCCTGCCACAGCCAGTGCACAGTATTCCACCCTTTCAGGTGTTTGGAATAGTCATCTCCAAGTGTCTTAAAGCAGGGGAAAGGAAACATCTGCCCAGCATGAAGAGAAGCACCTTCATATTCACCCATCACACACCATCAGCCCACTGCCTCCTTCCCTACATACACTGAAGGCTGATTCCAGGGAAGAACAGCTGAGACCATTAAAGGCCCTGCCAGGTGCAGAAATTAACTACGGGctttagttttaaaagaaaaaagggaaataagcTTTCTTGGAAGATGTTAGTGGCAAGGCTCCGGAATGTTGGGCCATTGAACTCATGCTACCACTTCACAATCTGCTTCTACCCAGAACAGAATAATTCAAAACAAGAGCTGTGTACAAAAAAGTACAtcacaataaaaaaatgaacCCAGCTGGCTGGGCTGGCTACCAAGTGACAGATCCcttctcaaaagcaaaaagaaagaaaagatagtCAAGGGTACAGATAAGTGAGGGTAAAGTGTTACTTTAAAAGCCAATCCCTGGATTTCCAGTCATTCACCTTCTGCTTTAATTCTTAATGGGTTTCTGACTCCCTGGGCTGCGTAACAGCAGCCAATTTAGTGTCTGATTTTTTGGGTGATGTAGATCAGTCTTCTCTTTACAATTCATCCTTTTGGATTTTCTGCTCATCATCACCTTCCTCAAGGTCTGTTTCTTCATCTGTCTCCAGGTCCTCCAGATCCTGTATAGGTTAAAGACAGCTACTGGTTTCTGGCACATTAGGCAGATCCAAAACCAAGCACAGAACAGCATCTCCAATCTGTTCACTATTCTCTGCCCCCACATTAACAAAACATCCAGAGACTTCTACCAAGAGCTCTGAATTTGGGACATTAAGGATTCGGAAACCCCTGGAAGCTGGTCCCTGCACCTGTAACACCCTCACCCTGGCAGGTGAGGAGCTTCCAACTAGATATACTGCATATATAATGTTCATCATACCACTCAAGTTCCAGGTGCTGAGCAGTTCTCAATAAAGAAGTAGTCCTCTAAGTACTCCAGCAGTTTGCACAGCAACCAGAGACAGCTTGCGCAAAGTTAGAGGCTATAATATCAACAGGTTCCATGCATTTGTGTTTAAGCCTCCCAAGAACATTTATTTCACACCCAGCTGAAGTGTTCCCAGTAAAAAGGGTCCATTACAGGCAATGGCCAGCCAGGCTACAACTGAACTGTCGCATTTTGATGTGGGCACTTTTGTTCACCAATATCCTTTCCTGCCACATACAACCCAGGATCTTATTTAGGATTGTGGATTCAAGCACAGGACCAGATCCAACCCACACTCCATATTCCAAGGGCCCAGGGTACTATATTAATATTACTCACATCATCAGCTGCTGCCCCATCCTGACCTCCACTCTCCAAGAATTTTTTGAAGCCTTCTAATGTCCTCTCCCCATTATAGTCAATTAcctacacaggaaaaaacaccaAGATAATGGTTATGGGCACCTACAGAACTACACCCCTGGAGAGGAGAATTCTCTTTCTGAGCAACAGTTAACATGCCAAGCAAAAGGGAATTTAAAAATTCACCTTCACCCATATGAGACGAAGGAAAACAGCTCAGCCACTAGACTTCAGAGAGCACTGCGAGGAAAGAATAGCCTGCAGATGAGCACACTGTCCTCTGCTATgctccctttttcccccccattcccACTTCCCACCCCCACCAAACTCTTTCCTACAGCCCAGCCCCCCACAAAGGGTCTCAGATGTCCTGTAGACTTGATGCATTCCATCCCTACAGAATGGAGAGCCCTCCCAAAGGTCTTGTTCAAAACAGAACTCAAGCAGGCAACTAAGCATTTCTAGTGCTCCCTTGTGCAATCTGTATAAGGTCAGCTGCCTTCTTACATTTCTGCCAGAGCCTGCAGGGAAGAACTTGAGTGTTGGGAAGCTGTGGATTTTCACTGCATCTACTTCATTGGCTGTTGAATCCATCTTGGCAATGACAATGTTCTCATGGTCCCTGTAGGTCTCTCCCAGCTTGTCCCAGATAGGAGCCAGCTGCTTACAGTGACCACACCAGGGGGCATCTGTTATTTAGAAAAACATAGCTACTACCACCAACCTAACAAGTTACCACCActccccctcagcccccatGCCAGACAGTTCACGCACATCTTTTCAACCAAAGCATTCCCTTTGTGGCTTAGATTCTCCAAGACACTTTCTCCCTAATCCTAGTCATGCAGTATTTTGGCACTCCTTTCATGCCAGTTCCTGGAATCAGTTGTTGAAAGATACTTACAGAACTCTACAAAGACATTCTTATTCTCATCAAAAGCAACTTCTTCAAAGTTCTTCCCAACTAGAACTTTGACAGGCTGCTTGTCCCAGTCATCAGGAAGATCCTGACTCATCAGGTGGGGCTGGAATAAGAAGTGAAATTCAGATGCATGATTTGCTACACAGCTGCTTGGAATGCACATGCAGTCACATATCCCAGAAAACCCAAGATTAACCACCCCCCTCAGTGCCTCAATCATAGGCTGTGAGCAATCAGATGAGTCAGTCACTTCCTCTTCTGCTTACAGAAAGTCTCCTTCCCACCCTGAACAAGTGGGAATAACAGGTGCTCTTGCAGAGAACTGCAGTTGAGCTCTGCAGGAAGGAAACAATATTGCTGACAGCATCATTCCCATAGGACCGAGTTTAGCTAAACAGTCACTACTGGAGTAAGTTGCAGATGGCTACCTCCAGCAGATTAGTGCTGGAAGCTCTTTAAACTGAGCCACGTGAGTTCACACCTTCCACAGATTGCTGGCAGAAAGAGCAACTGGATAAACAGCACAGTTACcacaagcagcagaaagaggaggcTCTGCTTGTACTCAGGTGCCAGTACAGAGCTTGCTTTCTTACAGTCTTCATGCCCCAGTAGTTTCGCCTTTCATTTCTCAGCTCAAAGCCCGCTAGATATTCTGTACGTTAGTTGGAAGGATTTTCTCCAGATGACTCAACTCCTCACAGGGAGCATTTTATGCTTGCTTAGCCAGTAGGTTTACAACCAGCAGCATTTATCATCTTTACCTTGATCTTGCCCTCCAGGAACTTATTACAGAACTCTTTGATCTTGTCCGCTGTGAGGTCATCCGATTCAGGTTTGTATTTGGTCATTTCTTCCTCCAGTGTGATCAGACGTACAGCTGgacattcttctttctttaggCCAAAAAACTCCAAAATCCTCTGGTTGTCACTGTGGTCGCTGTCTATGAAGATGAACAGGATCTTTGGAGGAAAGAGTCAAAGGCAGTACGGTGAAGACAAATACCTCTCAGGTGTCAATactttatacacacacacttgcaTGGGTAGTAGCTGAACTggcccctccttccttctccaagcCCATGAAGAGGGCACCCTGTCAAAGCACAAATGCTTGAGCCACAACAGTTCAAGCAGCACACACACAGACCTGGCACTGATGTTGATTAAGACAGAGTCAGATTTACATCTGCAGGAAGGAAAGTCAGGAGTTAACTGTTTTCCTTCAATACTTGTGCAAGCCAGTAAGTGACTCAGTCACCTATTATCAAGGGACACAGGTAGAACTAGCTTCAAGTCCTCCTCCATAGCTGTTAAGCTGATATAAACAGACAGTGCTACAGCTCTCTGCAGGAGGTGGTCACTTAATTCATAATCCAAGAAAACCATCTCACCTTCCCTTTGAAGTTTCCAGCTGCACTCTTGAAGTTGTCCAGTTTCTCTTGGTAGTCAGACACACTTTTTGGTAGGAACAGCAGAATATGAGTCTTGATTTCTCCTCCAAAGATTTTAGGAGCAGTCTGAAGAGTAGgaaataaactttatttttggAAGAGAGATAAACCAGTGTCAAGACCAGCTTGGCTCTGCTATTCTGACTAGACCACAGGAACCTGCAATATTACAGGACTGCTTTGAACGGCAGGCTTATGCCTTTCCCTTGTGCTCTTCACACTTGTCCATAACCCCAACCCAGTATCAGCTCTAAGATAAAACATGACCACACAACCTACAATTTAAGCTTTGTTATATTCATACAGTAGCTATGGGAAGAGGCCTTACCAAGTATCTAATGACCTACCTGTTCAGTGAACTCTATGACCAGAGGCAGTGCATTAGACTTGATGAAGTTCAATAAATTATCTTTTGTAAGTTCCCCTTCAAAGTTGTTACGGCCTTCATCAAACTGCAAGAACAGAACTGCATTAGAACACTTCATATCCCATACAAGTCTTTCAAGAAGTGAGATGCCACCAGAGTCACTGCCCCAATGGATCTCAGCTCCACTTGTTCAGAGCAGCCTTCCACCTCTCAACAAGGTCACCACATGGTTCACATAAAATCTGGATCAAGGTATTCATCTTCCTGGCAAGCAAAGGCTAAAATCACCCCCAGCAGCAAAAATGAGAAGCAACAAGACAATCAGCTTAGATCCTAGCATTGCTTTGCACGACTGTGAAATGATTTATGAAACAGGTCACCAAGAAGGGCTTTTAACTTCACTGTAGAAGGCACTAGACAGACCAGGGAGAAGCTACTGGAGCACAGGCAGCTTTCTGCTCTGCGGGAATTAGCAGCATCAGAGCAGACGTGCGCACTTTAACCAGGCAGTGCTATGAAAGAAGTCTGACAGCAAAGCCCACCATGCACTGCAAGTAAATAGTAATTTACTCAGCTCTGCAGGATCATTTCAGCCTCTATTGTTAGAGACAACAGCACGTGTTTAACATGCACATTGCACGGAGGTGCCAGAACCCTTTTTATATTAGGGCATCACCTGTACCCCTGACCAAGATTCTCAGAACCCTCTCTGGCAGCCTGGAAAGGGAACAGCTGTAGAGGATCATCAAGGTTACAGAGGATGTGCGGGATAGCACAGCAGTCCCATGGCAGGGCAATGCTCAGAGTTACTGGCAGAAGCAAGAGGGTGGACTCGGATAACCTTCTGTCAGAGGAAGCATACCAGCCTCAGCTGAAAAGCTGAGCAAAACACTTAACATTGGAAATTAACTTTGTAAATACTTTAAAGAATATTGAATGTCACCATCACAGCCTCAGAACAAGTTGTTTGAGGGTCTTTGCAGGTCTGGACAACTCAAAGAATATGACAAGAATGACTAGCCAACAAACCCTCTCACTTTAGACCCAACTAAATACAGAAAGCTGAGCCAAAGACCAAAAACATGATTCTTGGCAAAATAAACCATCTGGCACTTACGTCCTGGTATTTGGTTACCATGGGTGCTCATTTTCACCTTGGTTTGGGTTGGACATGTCTGAGGGCTCTCACAGCACTACCATGAGATCACACCAAAACAGGAACAAGGAGGCAACATTCATGGCCTGAAAAGCACCTCACCTTCTTTCTTCCGTGCTGCAGAAGTGCTGTGCGCTGCATCCCAGCCCTCCAGTGGCTCAAGAACAGCCTTTCAGACCAAGATTCCTCCCACTCCTAACACACCCGACAGAAGCTGCCAGGTGCAGAATTGCTTTTCATTCCAGATGTACCCAAACTGGCTACACTTATGGAAAATAGCTTGAAAATTCCTTTACTGTTAAGACCGGTCCTGCCACTGCCCCAGTTCTTCAGAAGCAGAGGAAACCTTAGAGCTCACAGGACTTAAGGGTTAGAACAGTACATCAGATCAACACAAGTCCATTCTACAGagagctaaacatgagaaaatgtACATGTAACTACACAAAACTTTCAGCACTGGACACCCTAGCTGTAACCCAGGCACTTCAAAGCAATGTCTATGTTGCCCTGCTCAGAGCCCAACGGTGGTACTCCCCACAGCCCCAAAGAAGCTGTCAGCTTTAGAGGAGCATTTCTAGTTGGACTTCAGTGCTTGCCAAAGGACACAAATAAAAGTTGAGAAAACCCCTGCAAACAGCTATTTCAGCCTAACATTAGCCACAGAGTATGCAGAAAGTTTACATAAAGCTATATGCAAGAAGAACAACGTACAGGTAATAAGTCAGCCAAGAACAATACTGGTCCCTTCACCCACCCCAACTTTTCTGGTCACAAAACCCTAGCATTTTGAACTTGTTAGCCTGATAATTTACTTGCATCCTCAGCCATACTGATCTGAGGGACCTCTAAGAATTTAAGTCTACAAGCTTCTAGCACCATAAAAATAGCTACAGTTTCAGAGGCTCAGTGGAATAAGATATACTACTTTAGCTGAGCAAAGAATGAAATAAGAATTCACTCAGCTCTTTAGCCTGTCTTAGGTCAAATCGGTCAGATCAATGACTGATTAGATTACAGGTTTAGTAAGTCT
This window harbors:
- the P4HB gene encoding protein disulfide-isomerase; protein product: MAGLRALLPLLCLLLPSPARPGVAAAAPEEEEDGVLVLRGASFEQALAAHRYLLVEFYAPWCGHCKALAPEYAKAAAKLKAEGSEIRLAKVDATEESELAQQFGVRGYPTIKFFRNGDKATPKEYTAGREADDIVSWLKKRTGPAATTLTDAAAAETLVDSSEVVVIGFFKDLTSEAAKEFLLAAEAVDDIPFGISSSDDVFTKYQLSKDGVVLFKKFDEGRNNFEGELTKDNLLNFIKSNALPLVIEFTEQTAPKIFGGEIKTHILLFLPKSVSDYQEKLDNFKSAAGNFKGKILFIFIDSDHSDNQRILEFFGLKKEECPAVRLITLEEEMTKYKPESDDLTADKIKEFCNKFLEGKIKPHLMSQDLPDDWDKQPVKVLVGKNFEEVAFDENKNVFVEFYAPWCGHCKQLAPIWDKLGETYRDHENIVIAKMDSTANEVDAVKIHSFPTLKFFPAGSGRNVIDYNGERTLEGFKKFLESGGQDGAAADDDLEDLETDEETDLEEGDDEQKIQKDEL